A single genomic interval of Salinarchaeum sp. IM2453 harbors:
- the larB gene encoding nickel pincer cofactor biosynthesis protein LarB: MRELLEAVAAGEISPAEAESRLAGYATSEAGRFDATREQRSGIPEAIFGEGKTTSEIIDLAETAIETTGRAIVTRLESNRQESVAERLQQLSASDTVEVHSRAKIIVAKANSYNRPNEGGEVAVVTGGTVDIAAAREAAIIAREMGATVHEITDVGVAGIARLIDQLDVIRQSDVVVVAAGREGALPTVVAGLVDVPVVGVPVSSGYGKGGAGEAALLGMLQSCTVLSVVNIDAGFVAGAQAGLIAKTASK, from the coding sequence ATGCGCGAATTATTGGAAGCAGTAGCCGCTGGAGAGATTTCCCCTGCAGAAGCGGAATCACGGTTGGCAGGATACGCAACATCAGAAGCTGGTCGTTTTGATGCAACGCGAGAGCAGCGAAGCGGAATTCCCGAAGCAATATTTGGGGAAGGTAAAACAACGTCAGAAATTATCGATTTAGCAGAAACAGCTATAGAGACAACAGGACGAGCAATTGTTACACGGTTGGAATCAAACAGACAAGAATCAGTTGCTGAGAGGCTACAGCAGTTATCAGCAAGCGATACAGTAGAAGTCCATTCTCGAGCAAAAATAATCGTTGCAAAAGCAAATAGCTATAACAGACCGAATGAGGGTGGAGAGGTCGCTGTGGTGACTGGAGGAACTGTTGACATAGCTGCTGCACGTGAAGCAGCTATAATCGCTCGCGAGATGGGAGCAACAGTCCACGAGATTACAGATGTAGGGGTTGCTGGAATTGCAAGGCTGATCGATCAATTAGATGTTATCCGTCAATCCGATGTTGTTGTTGTAGCTGCTGGACGAGAAGGTGCCTTGCCAACGGTTGTTGCCGGATTGGTTGATGTTCCAGTAGTTGGTGTTCCGGTTTCCAGTGGGTATGGGAAAGGAGGAGCTGGTGAAGCAGCGCTACTTGGAATGTTACAGTCTTGTACCGTACTCTCAGTGGTAAATATCGACGCTGGATTTGTTGCTGGTGCACAGGCTGGATTGATCGCTAAGACAGCTTCCAAATAA
- a CDS encoding glutamate-1-semialdehyde 2,1-aminomutase, producing the protein MGDKQSRELYDRALSVLPGGVNSAVRAAPEPYPRFIRRGDGGHVIDADGNRYVDWVMGLGPLLYGHQLPDPVAARIQSEASAGPMYGMPTEIEVEHAEFVVRHVPSVEMIRFVNSGTEATVSAIRLARAYTNREKVVVMKGGYHGAQESTLVEGDSEHTHPSSPGIPSDFAKHTIPIPFNDIEKAKQVFEAHGDEIAAVITEPILANVGIIPPVDGFHETLRDLCTEHSSLLIWDEVITGFRVGGLSCAQGKYGIDPDITTFGKLIGGGFPVGAIGGKAEIIKEFTPSGDVFQAGTFSGHPVTMAAGLESLRYAAENDVHDHIHKLGEQLRSGLAEIIESQAPEYTVAGTDGMFKVLFTREGPASFNNHCETGCTQRSGCSRHEYCPKSGKDVKQGETERWKRIFRPAMLEQDILLSQNQFEAQFITYAHTEEDVNETLEAYKEAL; encoded by the coding sequence ATGGGTGACAAGCAGTCGCGCGAACTATACGATCGAGCTCTTTCTGTACTTCCCGGTGGTGTAAACTCAGCAGTCAGAGCGGCACCAGAACCGTATCCACGCTTCATCCGAAGAGGTGACGGTGGACACGTCATTGATGCAGATGGAAACCGATACGTCGACTGGGTAATGGGTCTTGGGCCATTGCTATATGGGCATCAGTTGCCTGATCCGGTAGCTGCTCGGATACAATCGGAAGCAAGTGCTGGACCAATGTATGGTATGCCGACAGAAATCGAAGTCGAACATGCAGAGTTTGTCGTTCGACACGTCCCCAGCGTAGAGATGATACGGTTCGTCAATTCAGGCACCGAAGCAACAGTGTCTGCAATTCGGTTGGCTAGGGCATATACAAATCGCGAGAAAGTCGTTGTTATGAAGGGTGGATACCACGGAGCACAGGAATCAACACTTGTAGAAGGAGATTCAGAGCATACACATCCTTCAAGTCCCGGAATACCGTCTGATTTTGCAAAACATACGATTCCTATACCCTTCAATGATATTGAGAAGGCAAAGCAAGTATTTGAAGCGCATGGGGATGAAATTGCAGCAGTTATTACAGAACCGATTCTTGCCAATGTCGGAATCATTCCCCCAGTCGATGGATTCCATGAAACACTTCGGGACCTCTGTACGGAACATAGTTCACTGTTGATCTGGGATGAAGTGATTACAGGGTTTAGAGTTGGGGGCCTGAGTTGTGCACAGGGGAAATACGGGATTGACCCAGACATCACAACATTTGGGAAATTAATCGGAGGAGGATTCCCGGTCGGTGCAATTGGTGGGAAAGCAGAGATTATCAAGGAGTTCACTCCGTCAGGAGATGTGTTTCAGGCTGGAACGTTCTCTGGCCATCCAGTAACAATGGCTGCTGGGCTTGAATCGCTCCGATACGCAGCAGAAAATGATGTACACGATCATATCCACAAACTAGGAGAGCAACTTCGTTCCGGTCTAGCAGAGATCATTGAGAGTCAAGCGCCTGAGTATACCGTGGCTGGGACAGATGGCATGTTCAAAGTACTCTTTACCCGAGAAGGTCCAGCCTCATTCAATAACCATTGTGAAACAGGTTGCACACAGCGATCAGGCTGCTCCCGACATGAATACTGCCCAAAGTCAGGCAAGGATGTCAAGCAGGGTGAAACCGAGCGGTGGAAGCGCATCTTTAGACCAGCAATGCTTGAGCAAGATATTCTGCTCAGCCAGAATCAATTTGAAGCACAGTTCATCACGTACGCCCACACCGAAGAAGATGTCAATGAAACATTAGAGGCGTACAAAGAAGCACTGTAG
- a CDS encoding DUF1931 domain-containing protein → MADLIVKAAVKEALEDKNVASDFYAALDEEVEELLQDAAERAEANDRKTVQPRDL, encoded by the coding sequence ATGGCAGATCTTATAGTCAAAGCAGCAGTTAAAGAAGCGCTTGAGGACAAAAACGTAGCATCTGATTTCTATGCAGCTCTTGACGAAGAAGTCGAGGAACTGCTTCAGGATGCTGCAGAACGAGCGGAAGCAAACGACCGCAAAACAGTCCAGCCTCGAGATCTGTAA
- a CDS encoding DNA polymerase sliding clamp, translating into MFKAIVSAETLQETLDSVSVLVEECKIRLEEEGLEIRAVDPANVGMVDLTLNADAFESYEADGGIIGVNLSRLEDIAGMANRGQLIELELDEKTRKLEIRIDGLEYTLALIDPDSIRQEPDIPDLDLAAEIILSGEDVDRAVTAADMVSDHIALGVDEQQGFFYVDAEGDTDDVHFELHEEDLIDLELGPAHSLFSLDYLSDMNKAIPKDAEVTAELGEEFPVKLHFDIAEGKGQVTYMLAPRIQSD; encoded by the coding sequence ATGTTCAAAGCGATTGTGAGCGCGGAGACGCTCCAAGAAACTCTTGACTCCGTGAGCGTGCTGGTTGAGGAATGTAAGATTCGCTTGGAAGAGGAAGGTCTAGAGATTCGAGCAGTTGATCCGGCAAACGTTGGGATGGTCGATCTCACCCTTAATGCAGATGCATTTGAATCATATGAAGCAGACGGCGGTATTATCGGTGTCAATCTGTCTCGATTAGAGGACATTGCTGGAATGGCTAATCGAGGACAATTAATCGAGCTTGAGCTTGATGAAAAGACAAGAAAACTTGAGATTCGTATTGACGGGCTTGAGTATACACTTGCACTGATTGATCCAGATTCAATTCGCCAAGAACCAGATATTCCAGACCTAGATTTGGCGGCTGAAATCATTTTGTCTGGAGAAGATGTAGACCGGGCCGTAACGGCTGCAGACATGGTCTCGGACCATATCGCACTTGGTGTCGATGAGCAACAAGGATTCTTCTATGTGGATGCAGAGGGAGACACAGACGATGTACACTTTGAGTTACACGAAGAGGATTTGATCGATCTAGAATTAGGACCAGCACACTCACTTTTCAGTCTTGATTATCTATCAGACATGAACAAGGCAATTCCAAAAGATGCAGAGGTAACAGCAGAGCTGGGTGAAGAATTCCCAGTGAAACTGCACTTTGATATTGCAGAAGGAAAGGGACAAGTAACCTATATGCTTGCACCACGGATACAGAGCGACTAA